The segment TTACAAAAAATAAATAAGGTATATTTTATTGGCATTGGGGGCATAATGATGTCAGCTGCGGCGCGATATTTTTTGGGGCAGGATAAGGTCGTCTGTGGCTCTGACCGGGAGAAAAACCCGATCACTTCTGATTTAGAGAGGTTGGGGGCCAAGATTTTTATTGGGCAAAGGGCCAGTAATATTGACAAAGGCTTTGATTTAATAATATATACACAGGCAATTGATAGCAGCAACCCAGAGTTGGCAAGGGCCAAAAAGCTGGCCATAAAGACCCTGACTATTTTTGAGCTACTGGGAATTTTATCAAAAGAAAAATTTACGGTTACTGTTTCTGGTATGCATGGCAAAAGCACCACGGCCTCAATGGTTGCTTTAATAATGGAAAAGGCGAAACTTGATCCGACAGTTTTTGTCGGCACAAAGCTAAAGGAGTGGCAGGGAAACTTTCGGCTTGGCAGATCTGATTATTTTTTATCAGAAGCTTGTGAGTACAAAGATAATTTTTTGAATTATCATCCCGATATGGCAGTTATAACAAATATCGAACCAGAACATCTGGACTATTTTAAAAATTTGGCTGGGGTGATGAAAAGTTTTGGCCGGTTTGCCAGTCAGACAAAAGAAGGAGGGAGCTTGATAGTTAATTCTGATGATAGGAATTGCAGAGAATTGGCCAGTGGGGTAGAGGGCAAAGTAATTACTTTTGGAATAAGAAATAAGGCTGATTTTCAGGCGGCGGGGATAAAAACAGGGAAAGGAATTACGAGGTTTCAGGTGTTATCAAAAAATAGGAAATATAATGGAAGGGTTTTCCAATTAAGAATACCGGGTGAGTTTAATGTTTATAATGCTTTGGCGGCTATAGCAGTAGCGGCAAAAATAGGGATCGAGCCAGAGATTGTGAGTAAGGTTTTAAATAATTTTATTGGAGTATGGCGTAGATTTGAGTTCCGAGGCAAGGCGAGGGAAATAGAATTTTATGATGATTATGGCCACCACCCAACAGAGATAAGAGCGACTTTGTCGGCGGCCATAGACAGATTCAAAAACAAGAATTTGTGGGTTGTTTTTCAGCCCCATTTGTATTCGAGGACACATGATTTTTTGGAAGGTTTTGCCGAGGCGCTGAATTTATCACCCAATTTAATTTTGGCGGATATTTACGCTGCAAGGGAAAAGAATATTTATAAAATTACCAGCCGTGATTTGGTCGATTTGATTAATAAAAAATATAGGCGAGAAAACCCGGCTTTATATTTGGGGGAGTTCCAGAAAATTATTACTCATTTAAAGAAAAATTTGAAAAGAAATGATATTCTTCTCACTATGGGAGCAGGAGAGGCATATAAGATAGGTGATGAGATTCTTTCTTATTTAAAAAAAATTTGATAAAATAAAGACATGCATCAAGTTTACTATCATCAAAGGCAACATAAGGGCACCATTTTTAATGGCCCACTTCGGATCATGCTCATTGTGAGTGGCTTATTTACGTTTGCTTTCGGGATGTTTAGTCCGATTTATGCACTTTTTGTAGAAGAATTGGGTGGCGACGTGACGGTGGCTTCTAATGCTTGGGCAGTGCTTTCTCTGGCAGCCGGTCTCTTTTCTTTTGTAACTGGTAAGTGGGAAAATAAAATAAAAGAAACAGAACTGGGGATTGCCTGGTCACAGTTTATTATCGGGTTTGCTTATCTAATTTATTTTATGGCTGATGGGGTTTTGGCTTTGTACGCGGCGCAGGCATTACTTGGCATAGGTTTGGCTTTTTATTGGCCAGCCTTTCATGCGGTTTATGGCAAGCACACCACAAAAGCTGAGGCGCCTTGGCAGTGGAGTGTTTATGACGGCTTGGGTTATTTGCTGCCGGCGATAGCGGCAGTGCTCGGGGGGGAGCTGGTAAAAGAGTATGGTTTTGAAACAATTTTTATTATTATGGCGGGTTTATCTTTTTTGTGCGGATTGTTTATAATGATATTGCCGAGAAAGGTATTATAGGTTAAAAATACCATAAATTTATCAAGGGGCCGATAAGGCCTTTTTTATTTGATTTTTGGGGGCCAAAATGTTAAGATAAAATTACT is part of the Candidatus Kuenenbacteria bacterium genome and harbors:
- the murC gene encoding UDP-N-acetylmuramate--L-alanine ligase → MQIDLQKINKVYFIGIGGIMMSAAARYFLGQDKVVCGSDREKNPITSDLERLGAKIFIGQRASNIDKGFDLIIYTQAIDSSNPELARAKKLAIKTLTIFELLGILSKEKFTVTVSGMHGKSTTASMVALIMEKAKLDPTVFVGTKLKEWQGNFRLGRSDYFLSEACEYKDNFLNYHPDMAVITNIEPEHLDYFKNLAGVMKSFGRFASQTKEGGSLIVNSDDRNCRELASGVEGKVITFGIRNKADFQAAGIKTGKGITRFQVLSKNRKYNGRVFQLRIPGEFNVYNALAAIAVAAKIGIEPEIVSKVLNNFIGVWRRFEFRGKAREIEFYDDYGHHPTEIRATLSAAIDRFKNKNLWVVFQPHLYSRTHDFLEGFAEALNLSPNLILADIYAAREKNIYKITSRDLVDLINKKYRRENPALYLGEFQKIITHLKKNLKRNDILLTMGAGEAYKIGDEILSYLKKI
- a CDS encoding MFS transporter, translated to MHQVYYHQRQHKGTIFNGPLRIMLIVSGLFTFAFGMFSPIYALFVEELGGDVTVASNAWAVLSLAAGLFSFVTGKWENKIKETELGIAWSQFIIGFAYLIYFMADGVLALYAAQALLGIGLAFYWPAFHAVYGKHTTKAEAPWQWSVYDGLGYLLPAIAAVLGGELVKEYGFETIFIIMAGLSFLCGLFIMILPRKVL